One stretch of Thermogemmatispora onikobensis DNA includes these proteins:
- the gmk gene encoding guanylate kinase, whose product MEPTAERESTTLRPAEQQGLLFVLSAPSGTGKDSVIEALKRQGMDFHVVTSVTTRAPRPGESEGHPYHFISYEEFQQLVANDELIEYANVHGHWYGQPRRQIKENLAAGRDVLLKVDVQGAATIRRKIPQAILIFLAPETQEELAQRLSRRQTEDEEQFRRRLADAANELAQYHWYDYLVINREGQLAQAVEQVRAIMIAEHCRVQPHYVEL is encoded by the coding sequence ATGGAGCCTACAGCCGAGAGAGAAAGCACCACGCTCCGGCCAGCAGAGCAGCAAGGATTGCTCTTTGTGTTGTCCGCGCCCTCGGGAACGGGCAAGGATAGCGTCATTGAGGCCCTAAAGCGGCAAGGGATGGACTTCCATGTCGTGACCTCGGTGACAACTCGTGCGCCCAGACCTGGGGAGAGCGAAGGCCACCCCTATCATTTTATCAGCTACGAGGAATTTCAACAGCTCGTGGCCAACGACGAGCTGATCGAGTACGCCAACGTTCATGGCCACTGGTATGGGCAGCCCCGACGCCAGATTAAAGAAAACCTGGCCGCAGGCCGCGATGTTCTCCTTAAGGTCGATGTGCAAGGCGCCGCCACCATCCGGCGCAAAATCCCCCAGGCCATCCTTATTTTCCTGGCCCCCGAGACGCAGGAAGAGCTTGCTCAGCGCTTGAGTCGACGACAGACCGAAGACGAGGAGCAATTTCGCCGGCGTCTCGCCGATGCGGCCAACGAGTTGGCCCAGTACCACTGGTACGATTATCTGGTCATTAATCGCGAAGGCCAGCTCGCTCAGGCGGTCGAGCAGGTTCGGGCGATTATGATCGCCGAGCATTGCCGTGTACAACCGCATTACGTAGAACTCTAA
- the glpX gene encoding class II fructose-bisphosphatase, whose product MTDIRFEQSGTKERNLAMELVRVTEAAALSAGRWMGRGDKEKADQAAVDAMRQALDGVDMDGIVVIGEGEKDKAPMLYIGERVGNGSPPQVDVAVDPIDGTRLLSLGLPGALAVVATAEHGSMYSAPPGVFYMEKIAVGPAAKDVIDINAPVAVNLERIAQAKDAQIDDLTVIILDRPRHQEIIRQIRQAGARIRLISDGDVAAAILAAMEDYRGVDVLMGIGGAPEAVLAAAAIKCLGGAMQCKVWPRSDEEREQFKAEGIDLDQVLTIDDLVRSNDVSFAATGITSGELLDGVQYFGWGARTSSIMMRSRSGTVRYIQARHKWRRGLSAPHTQTTR is encoded by the coding sequence ATGACGGATATACGTTTTGAGCAATCCGGTACCAAAGAGCGTAACTTAGCAATGGAGCTGGTACGTGTTACCGAGGCGGCGGCCCTGAGCGCAGGCCGCTGGATGGGACGGGGAGATAAGGAGAAGGCCGACCAGGCCGCTGTGGACGCCATGCGCCAGGCCCTTGATGGCGTGGACATGGATGGCATTGTCGTCATCGGCGAGGGCGAGAAGGATAAGGCGCCCATGCTCTATATTGGAGAGCGCGTCGGAAACGGCTCCCCCCCACAAGTCGATGTGGCAGTCGATCCGATCGACGGAACACGCCTGCTCTCCTTGGGCTTGCCCGGAGCGCTGGCGGTTGTTGCTACCGCGGAGCACGGTAGCATGTACTCTGCACCGCCCGGGGTCTTCTATATGGAGAAAATCGCTGTCGGCCCCGCGGCTAAGGATGTCATCGACATCAACGCTCCTGTCGCTGTTAACCTGGAGCGGATCGCCCAGGCCAAGGACGCTCAGATCGACGATTTGACGGTGATCATTCTGGACCGCCCTCGCCATCAGGAGATCATCCGCCAGATTCGCCAGGCCGGAGCACGCATCCGCCTGATCAGCGACGGCGACGTAGCCGCGGCAATTCTGGCCGCGATGGAGGACTATCGCGGAGTCGATGTCTTGATGGGGATTGGTGGGGCTCCGGAGGCCGTGCTAGCGGCAGCAGCGATTAAGTGCCTGGGCGGCGCGATGCAGTGCAAGGTCTGGCCACGCTCGGATGAGGAGCGCGAGCAGTTTAAAGCCGAAGGGATCGACCTCGATCAGGTTTTGACCATCGATGATCTGGTGCGCAGTAATGATGTCTCTTTTGCCGCTACGGGCATTACAAGCGGCGAGTTACTCGACGGTGTCCAATACTTCGGCTGGGGCGCCCGTACCTCCTCTATTATGATGCGCTCGCGCTCTGGCACCGTGCGCTATATCCAGGCACGCCATAAGTGGCGCCGCGGTCTTAGCGCTCCCCACACCCAGACAACACGCTAG
- a CDS encoding cupredoxin domain-containing protein, which yields MSLKPLHQSPAFHDNGNDPGRQRQRAGLWPLLLGLAVLVTLLMVACGNGGSSTGSTTTPTASSSQSTPGTASTTTPPATQPASDTAPIVQVQIIEQNERYQFSPQTLTIKKGTRVEWVNKSDAPHTVTSNTGAFSDSGTIGEGATFTLLFSTAGTYQYHCSIHTYMTATIIVTA from the coding sequence ATGTCCTTAAAACCCCTTCATCAGAGCCCGGCTTTTCATGATAACGGGAACGACCCAGGCAGGCAGCGTCAGCGAGCCGGCCTCTGGCCACTATTGCTCGGGCTGGCCGTCCTTGTCACCTTGCTTATGGTAGCCTGCGGCAACGGCGGGTCTTCCACAGGCAGCACCACCACACCGACGGCCAGCAGCAGCCAGTCCACGCCTGGCACAGCCTCGACCACGACGCCACCGGCGACCCAGCCAGCCTCTGACACAGCTCCTATCGTGCAAGTACAGATTATTGAGCAGAACGAGCGCTATCAGTTCTCGCCGCAGACGCTGACCATCAAGAAAGGCACGCGAGTCGAATGGGTCAATAAATCGGATGCACCGCATACCGTCACGAGCAATACGGGAGCCTTCTCCGACTCCGGTACCATCGGGGAAGGCGCGACCTTCACCTTGCTCTTCAGTACAGCAGGCACCTATCAGTACCACTGTAGTATTCACACCTACATGACTGCCACCATCATTGTGACGGCCTGA
- a CDS encoding isocitrate/isopropylmalate dehydrogenase family protein, whose protein sequence is MPHAVTLIPGDGTGPEITTATRRVLEATGVEFRWEVCQAGMETLEKQGTILPDEVIESIKRTRVALKGPITTPVGKGVRSANVTLRKKLDLYANVRPAKTYPGLRSRYEHVDLIIVRENTEDLYAGIEFQRGSPELAELIELVERATGTRLDPESAISLKYISVAASRRIVRFAFNYAREHGRRKVTAIHKANIMKFSDGLFLATAQEVAREYPDIQFEDRIVDNICMQLVQKPEQYDVLVLPNLYGDIVSDLSAGLIGGLGVAPGANIGNQYAVFEPVHGSAPKYAGQNKVNPMAMMFSGVLMLRHLGEKEAANRLEKAIAQVIAEGKNVTYDLKPRPDDPSAVGTSQVADAVIEKLQRL, encoded by the coding sequence ATGCCGCATGCGGTAACCCTCATCCCTGGAGATGGGACTGGACCGGAGATCACCACGGCGACCCGCCGCGTGCTGGAGGCGACGGGGGTAGAGTTCCGCTGGGAGGTCTGCCAGGCGGGCATGGAAACCCTGGAGAAACAGGGCACGATCCTGCCCGATGAGGTGATTGAATCGATCAAGCGCACCCGGGTGGCCCTTAAGGGGCCGATTACCACTCCTGTGGGCAAAGGAGTGCGTAGTGCTAACGTCACACTGCGCAAGAAGCTGGACCTCTACGCCAATGTTCGCCCGGCCAAGACCTACCCTGGACTCCGCTCCCGCTATGAGCATGTTGACCTGATCATTGTGCGTGAGAATACTGAGGATCTCTATGCTGGAATTGAATTTCAGCGTGGCTCGCCCGAGCTGGCGGAGCTGATTGAACTGGTAGAGCGCGCAACTGGGACACGTCTGGACCCTGAATCGGCGATCAGCCTCAAGTATATTTCGGTAGCCGCCAGCCGCCGTATTGTTCGCTTCGCTTTTAACTATGCTCGTGAGCATGGTCGTCGCAAGGTCACGGCTATTCATAAAGCGAATATTATGAAGTTCTCCGATGGCCTCTTTCTCGCCACTGCCCAGGAGGTGGCCCGTGAGTATCCCGATATTCAGTTTGAAGACCGCATTGTCGACAATATTTGTATGCAGCTGGTGCAGAAACCGGAGCAATACGATGTCCTGGTACTCCCCAATCTCTACGGCGATATTGTCTCCGATCTGTCGGCGGGCCTGATTGGCGGGCTGGGCGTGGCTCCTGGGGCCAATATTGGCAACCAGTACGCTGTCTTTGAGCCAGTGCATGGCAGTGCTCCCAAGTATGCGGGGCAGAACAAGGTCAATCCGATGGCCATGATGTTCTCCGGTGTGCTGATGCTCCGTCATTTGGGCGAGAAGGAGGCGGCCAACCGTCTGGAAAAGGCTATTGCTCAGGTGATCGCTGAAGGGAAGAACGTCACCTACGATTTGAAGCCGCGCCCCGATGATCCAAGCGCCGTCGGTACGTCCCAGGTAGCTGATGCGGTGATTGAGAAGCTCCAGCGCCTCTGA